Proteins from a genomic interval of Antedon mediterranea chromosome 5, ecAntMedi1.1, whole genome shotgun sequence:
- the LOC140048563 gene encoding uncharacterized protein isoform X1 has product MLAKLFTNSFYLILALYMTFHSGFSSGPLDITTFSGTPLVQNNGNSYFRGFTIDGDKEIRGLSVGILYKNIEGKDNVTWDDTGPYMGANTGTGSELSRSMPNNKIFPTSCSIRYRVHIDYTYLGVTLPTQAERVGVFSFEAKKNGVVTNSAIVLTSAFATIEMEHRTITVGIGESVTINLSKGGDLNDLRWRHNYGKEIHNLRGSTSAVIQKIRRKDDGVYECYTGDSPNGNHGIMRLIVRSCPSPKWNPPDCEMDCPVCYNGGVCDDKMGVCICPAGFDGDACKHGCSRNNWGRDCTSVCSSIGNCRGFLLCPPDPVGCACINGFGGKDCTTGCGNGYFGADCQQKCNCANSNCNPVTGCESMSTCSSGYTGDQCLEPTSCSPGFFGVLCNFPCHCKDSDDCNRDGSCTNGCHEAWAGPKCSIALPYRSEPPTGVNQTATTLTFDVTWIPGEDSGTGTITKRKLLYKSSEMDSFTSIVKLDNDLFIFIDNLIPNTQVQFYSKFSRMVGGIEVDGPRSALGQTSTICTKPLEEPKVAFKNIVDHEVTISLTAVSSAPERIQCNSILQYQVQYSEIDGNIQDVVNTTSSSQLEVELSGLSSCTEYVVNARVVNDFEIAGNWGKDMMVHTSPSEPSIQSNPFTNGTHLQIKWNASTCDISDYQVTYHYELSGGILQQETTTETEVVFGGIESCNIEYTFTVSASYLNVEGTSDTTKFRLGTYCESPNKNQNIQGYVIGVVIGSILWTVITVAVTLTVSKRFRNQSEKDVDKDVDKDVDKVSTTQQNVCAIDTDYQSLSKKYKESEYEGIKPTVTGAGEHLYANTQPDTQPVPDHVYDNTFQK; this is encoded by the exons ATGTTGGCTAAACTTTTTACAAACTCGTTCTACTTGATACTAGCTCTGTATATGACGTTTCATTCCGGATTCTCCTCGG GTCCATTAGATATAACAACATTTTCTGGAACACCACTGGTTCAAAATAATGGTAATAGTTATTTTCGAGGATTTACAATTGACGGCGACAAAGAAATTAGAGGTTTATCAGTTGGAATATTGTACAAGAATATTGAGGGTAAAGACAACGTAACTTGGGATGATACTGGGCCGTATATGGGTGCCAATACCGGTACTGGTTCTGAACTATCTCGAAGTATgccaaataataaaatattcccAACAAGTTGCTCAATTAGATACCGAGTACACATTGATTACACGTATCTAGGCGTTACCTTACCAACACAGGCTGAACGAGTTGGTGTCTTTTCATTTGAAGCTAAGAAAAATGGAGTAGTCACAAATTCGGCAATTGTCTTGACATCCGCTTTTG CCACTATTGAAATGGAGCACAGAACAATAACGGTCGGTATTGGAGAGTCTGTCACTATCAATCTCAGTAAAGGTGGTGATCTCAACGATTTACGCTGGAGACATAATTATGGAAAGGAAATACACAATCTGAGAGGTAGTACGTCTGCTGTGATTCAGAAAATACGAAGAAAAGATGATGGCGTATATGAATGTTATACAGGTGATAGTCCTAATGGTAACCATGGTATCATGAGACTTATTGTTAGAT CCTGTCCTTCACCAAAATGGAATCCTCCAGATTGTGAAATGGACTGTCCAGTATGTTATAATGGCGGAGTGTGTGACGATAAGATGGGTGTCTGTATTTGCCCAGCAGGATTCGACGGCGATGCTTGTAAACACG GTTGTAGCAGAAATAACTGGGGTCGTGACTGCACATCTGTGTGTTCTTCTATTGGAAATTGCAGAGGATTTCTCTTATGTCCGCCTGATCCAGTTGGTTGTGCATGCATCAATGGTTTTGGAGGAAAAGACTGTACAACAG GGTGTGGAAATGGATACTTTGGAGCTGATTGTCAGCAAAAATGTAACTGTGCCAATAGCAACTGTAATCCAGTAACAGGATGTGAATCAATGTCAACATGTTCATCTGGTTACACTGGTGACCAATGTCTAG AACCTACGTCATGTTCACCCGGATTCTTTGGTGTGTTGTGTAACTTTCCGTGTCACTGCAAAGATTCTGACGATTGTAATCGAGATGGAAGTTGTACTAATGGATGTCATGAGGCTTGGGCTGGACCAAAATGCAGCATAG caTTGCCATACCGTTCTGAACCACCGACTGGAGTAAACCAAACAGCAACTACTTTAACGTTTGACGTCACTTGGATTCCCGGCGAAGACTCTGGAACAGGAACAATTACAAAACGGAAGCTTTTGTATAAATCATCGGAGATGGATTCATTTACCTCTATAGTTAAACTagataatgatttatttatttttattgataatctCATCCCAAATACTCAAGTTCAATTCTACTCTAAATTTTCGAGAATGGTTGGTGGTATTGAGGTAGATGGACCAAGAAGTGCACTTGGACAAACGAGCACCATATGTACTA AACCGTTAGAAGAACCTAAGGTTGCGTTTAAGAACATTGTGGATCACGAGGTCACTATAAGTTTAACG gCGGTTTCTAGTGCTCCTGAACGAATTCAGTGTAACTCTATTCTTCAATATCAAGTGCAATACTCAGAAATAGATGGAAATATACAAGATGTTGTCAACACAACAAGTAGTTCTCAATTAGAAGTTGAACTATCAGGATTATCAAGTTGTACTGAATATGTCGTAAACGCTCGAGTTGTTAATGACTTTGAGATTGCTGGTAATTGGGGAAAAGATATGATGGTACACACATCGCCATCAG AACCATCGATACAAAGCAATCCATTCACAAATGGAACACATTTGCAGATAAAATGGAACGCTTCTACATGTGACATCTCAGACTATCAGGTGACCTACCATTATGAACTGTCAGGTGGAATACTTCAGCAAGAAACTACAACAGAAACGGAAGTTGTGTTTGGCGGAATTGAGTCCTGTAATATAGAATATACATTCACAGTATCAGCATCATATTTAAACGTTGAAGGTACATCTGACACAACGAAATTTAGGTTAGGGACATATTGTGAATCACCAAACAAAAACCAGAATATTCAAG GTTACGTCATAGGAGTTGTAATTGGCTCAATACTTTGGACAGTTATCACAGTTGCTGTCACCTTGACGGTTTCTAAACG ATTTAGAAATCAGTCAGAAAAAGACGTTGATAAAGACGTTGATAAAGACGTTGATAAAGTATCTACTACTCAACAAAATGTTTGCGCCATAGATACAGATTATCAAAGTTTgtctaaaaaatataaagaaagtgAATATGAAGGTATTAAGCCTACAGTTACAGGTGC
- the LOC140048563 gene encoding uncharacterized protein isoform X2 has protein sequence MLAKLFTNSFYLILALYMTFHSGFSSGPLDITTFSGTPLVQNNGNSYFRGFTIDGDKEIRGLSVGILYKNIEGKDNVTWDDTGPYMGANTGTGSELSRSMPNNKIFPTSCSIRYRVHIDYTYLGVTLPTQAERVGVFSFEAKKNGVVTNSAIVLTSAFATIEMEHRTITVGIGESVTINLSKGGDLNDLRWRHNYGKEIHNLRGSTSAVIQKIRRKDDGVYECYTGDSPNGNHGIMRLIVRSCPSPKWNPPDCEMDCPVCYNGGVCDDKMGVCICPAGFDGDACKHGCSRNNWGRDCTSVCSSIGNCRGFLLCPPDPVGCACINGFGGKDCTTGCGNGYFGADCQQKCNCANSNCNPVTGCESMSTCSSGYTGDQCLEPTSCSPGFFGVLCNFPCHCKDSDDCNRDGSCTNGCHEAWAGPKCSIALPYRSEPPTGVNQTATTLTFDVTWIPGEDSGTGTITKRKLLYKSSEMDSFTSIVKLDNDLFIFIDNLIPNTQVQFYSKFSRMVGGIEVDGPRSALGQTSTICTKPLEEPKVAFKNIVDHEVTISLTAVSSAPERIQCNSILQYQVQYSEIDGNIQDVVNTTSSSQLEVELSGLSSCTEYVVNARVVNDFEIAGNWGKDMMVHTSPSEPSIQSNPFTNGTHLQIKWNASTCDISDYQVTYHYELSGGILQQETTTETEVVFGGIESCNIEYTFTVSASYLNVEGTSDTTKFRLGTYCESPNKNQNIQGYVIGVVIGSILWTVITVAVTLTVSKRKYRKSYQPPIQNLHKAKHVVFSAFTNHLV, from the exons ATGTTGGCTAAACTTTTTACAAACTCGTTCTACTTGATACTAGCTCTGTATATGACGTTTCATTCCGGATTCTCCTCGG GTCCATTAGATATAACAACATTTTCTGGAACACCACTGGTTCAAAATAATGGTAATAGTTATTTTCGAGGATTTACAATTGACGGCGACAAAGAAATTAGAGGTTTATCAGTTGGAATATTGTACAAGAATATTGAGGGTAAAGACAACGTAACTTGGGATGATACTGGGCCGTATATGGGTGCCAATACCGGTACTGGTTCTGAACTATCTCGAAGTATgccaaataataaaatattcccAACAAGTTGCTCAATTAGATACCGAGTACACATTGATTACACGTATCTAGGCGTTACCTTACCAACACAGGCTGAACGAGTTGGTGTCTTTTCATTTGAAGCTAAGAAAAATGGAGTAGTCACAAATTCGGCAATTGTCTTGACATCCGCTTTTG CCACTATTGAAATGGAGCACAGAACAATAACGGTCGGTATTGGAGAGTCTGTCACTATCAATCTCAGTAAAGGTGGTGATCTCAACGATTTACGCTGGAGACATAATTATGGAAAGGAAATACACAATCTGAGAGGTAGTACGTCTGCTGTGATTCAGAAAATACGAAGAAAAGATGATGGCGTATATGAATGTTATACAGGTGATAGTCCTAATGGTAACCATGGTATCATGAGACTTATTGTTAGAT CCTGTCCTTCACCAAAATGGAATCCTCCAGATTGTGAAATGGACTGTCCAGTATGTTATAATGGCGGAGTGTGTGACGATAAGATGGGTGTCTGTATTTGCCCAGCAGGATTCGACGGCGATGCTTGTAAACACG GTTGTAGCAGAAATAACTGGGGTCGTGACTGCACATCTGTGTGTTCTTCTATTGGAAATTGCAGAGGATTTCTCTTATGTCCGCCTGATCCAGTTGGTTGTGCATGCATCAATGGTTTTGGAGGAAAAGACTGTACAACAG GGTGTGGAAATGGATACTTTGGAGCTGATTGTCAGCAAAAATGTAACTGTGCCAATAGCAACTGTAATCCAGTAACAGGATGTGAATCAATGTCAACATGTTCATCTGGTTACACTGGTGACCAATGTCTAG AACCTACGTCATGTTCACCCGGATTCTTTGGTGTGTTGTGTAACTTTCCGTGTCACTGCAAAGATTCTGACGATTGTAATCGAGATGGAAGTTGTACTAATGGATGTCATGAGGCTTGGGCTGGACCAAAATGCAGCATAG caTTGCCATACCGTTCTGAACCACCGACTGGAGTAAACCAAACAGCAACTACTTTAACGTTTGACGTCACTTGGATTCCCGGCGAAGACTCTGGAACAGGAACAATTACAAAACGGAAGCTTTTGTATAAATCATCGGAGATGGATTCATTTACCTCTATAGTTAAACTagataatgatttatttatttttattgataatctCATCCCAAATACTCAAGTTCAATTCTACTCTAAATTTTCGAGAATGGTTGGTGGTATTGAGGTAGATGGACCAAGAAGTGCACTTGGACAAACGAGCACCATATGTACTA AACCGTTAGAAGAACCTAAGGTTGCGTTTAAGAACATTGTGGATCACGAGGTCACTATAAGTTTAACG gCGGTTTCTAGTGCTCCTGAACGAATTCAGTGTAACTCTATTCTTCAATATCAAGTGCAATACTCAGAAATAGATGGAAATATACAAGATGTTGTCAACACAACAAGTAGTTCTCAATTAGAAGTTGAACTATCAGGATTATCAAGTTGTACTGAATATGTCGTAAACGCTCGAGTTGTTAATGACTTTGAGATTGCTGGTAATTGGGGAAAAGATATGATGGTACACACATCGCCATCAG AACCATCGATACAAAGCAATCCATTCACAAATGGAACACATTTGCAGATAAAATGGAACGCTTCTACATGTGACATCTCAGACTATCAGGTGACCTACCATTATGAACTGTCAGGTGGAATACTTCAGCAAGAAACTACAACAGAAACGGAAGTTGTGTTTGGCGGAATTGAGTCCTGTAATATAGAATATACATTCACAGTATCAGCATCATATTTAAACGTTGAAGGTACATCTGACACAACGAAATTTAGGTTAGGGACATATTGTGAATCACCAAACAAAAACCAGAATATTCAAG GTTACGTCATAGGAGTTGTAATTGGCTCAATACTTTGGACAGTTATCACAGTTGCTGTCACCTTGACGGTTTCTAAACG